A region from the Drosophila mauritiana strain mau12 chromosome 2L, ASM438214v1, whole genome shotgun sequence genome encodes:
- the LOC117148117 gene encoding uncharacterized protein LOC117148117 has product MNFKACSSKSSIATRKAPVNKANVPRASQARKSGKKNKMHLAKVPIYGRKRPAGKVTNRRDVTTRKPRKPKGTKIIGAEEKPVESNSRPWWKFFFSKKQNDEETLREAQQDNIACDVLMTDMSTQTNVRGSPQWDNSDDD; this is encoded by the exons ATGAACTTTAAGGCTTGTTCCTCGAAATCCAGT ATTGCCACGAGGAAAGCTCCTGTAAACAAGGCCAATGTGCCAAGAGCAAGCCAGGCCAGAAAATCTgggaagaaaaacaaaatgcacTTAGCCAAGGTACCGATTTACGGTAGAAAGCGTCCTGCCGGAAAAGTCACGAACAGGCGAGATGTGACCACCAGGAAACCCAGAAAACCGAAAGGCACCAAGATCATTGGTGCGGAGGAGAAACCCGTAGAATCCAACAGTAGACCCTGGTGGAAATTCTTTTTTAGCAAAAAACAGAATGACGAAGAGACCTTACGGGAAGCGCAGCAAGATAACATAGCCTGCGATGTTTTGATGACCGACATGTCAACCCAAACCAATGTAAGGGGCAGTCCACAATGGGATAATAGTGATGACGATTAA